The following coding sequences lie in one Arabidopsis thaliana chromosome 3, partial sequence genomic window:
- a CDS encoding Protein kinase superfamily protein: MALSDAFIEAKSDIKRFSTPHPRRVEPEKGMKAKSSSRKDSSEKKSVNLRSLSHSGPIRDLSTQKVKERGKSKIDKKSSKSVDYRGSKVSSAGVLEECLIDVSKLSYGDRFAHGKYSQIYHGEYEGKAVALKIITAPEDSDDIFLGARLEKEFIVEATLLSRLSHPNVVKFVGVNTGNCIITEYVPRGSLRSYLHKLEQKSLPLEQLIDFGLDIAKGMEYIHSREIVHQDLKPENVLIDNDFHLKIADFGIACEEEYCDVLGDNIGTYRWMAPEVLKRIPHGRKCDVYSFGLLLWEMVAGALPYEEMKFAEQIAYAVIYKVNHSASPPYFMIVILHRSD, encoded by the exons ATGGCTCTTTCTGATGCTTTTATCGAAGCAAAGTCTGATATTAAGAGGTTTTCTACTCCACATCCTAGAAGAGTGGAACCAGAGAAGGGAATGAAGGCCAAGTCGTCGTCCCGCAAAGATTCTTCTGAGAAAAAATCAGTTAATCTACGGTCCCTGTCTCACTCGGGTCCTATTAGGGATCTTAGTACGCAGAAAGTTAAAGAGAGGGGAAAGAGCAAGATAGATAAGAAGTCTTCAAAGTCTGTTGACTATAGAGGTTCTAAAGTAAGTTCTGCAGGAGTGCTTGAAGAATGCCTCATTGATGTGTCTAAGTTGTCTTATGGGGATAGGTTTGCTCACGGGAAATATAGCCAGATTTATCATGGTGAATATGAAGGCAAAGCTGTTGCTCTGAAGATTATCACAGCGCCTGAGGATAGTGACGACATATTCTTGGGAGCTCGTttagaaaaagagtttatCGTGGAAGCCACTCTTTTATCTCGACTAAGCCATCCAAATGTCGTTAAG TTTGTTGGAGTGAATACTGGAAACTGTATCATCACAGAGTATGTACCTCGAGGGTCTTTAAGATCATATCTGCACAAGCTCGAGCAGAAATCCCTTCCTTTGGAACAGCTAATCGATTTTGGTCTGGATATTGCTAAAGGAATGGAATATATTCACTCAAGAGAGATAGTTCATCAGGATCTGAAGCCAGAAAACGTGTTGATCGACAATGACTTTCACTTGAAGATTGCTGACTTTGGCATAGCGTGCGAGGAGGAGTACTGTGATGTTTTGGGGGATAACATAGGAACTTATAGGTGGATGGCACCTGAAGTTTTAAAACGGATACCACATGGACGGAAGTGCgatgtttatagttttggaCTTCTTTTATGGGAAATGGTAGCTGGAGCACTTCCATATGAGGAGATGAAATTTGCTGAACAAATTGCCTACGCAGTTATATACAAG
- a CDS encoding Protein kinase superfamily protein, whose protein sequence is MDGEVTSWIRRANFSHTVCYRMITPSLESMPFTVNQEKSSGLKRMTLSSPSDLKSLVGICQSTQQLTGLSCGSVVGTEVQRNPVTNKKRSVSPLPHMALSDAFIEAKSDIKRFSTPHPRRVEPEKGMKAKSSSRKDSSEKKSVNLRSLSHSGPIRDLSTQKVKERGKSKIDKKSSKSVDYRGSKVSSAGVLEECLIDVSKLSYGDRFAHGKYSQIYHGEYEGKAVALKIITAPEDSDDIFLGARLEKEFIVEATLLSRLSHPNVVKFVGVNTGNCIITEYVPRGSLRSYLHKLEQKSLPLEQLIDFGLDIAKGMEYIHSREIVHQDLKPENVLIDNDFHLKIADFGIACEEEYCDVLGDNIGTYRWMAPEVLKRIPHGRKCDVYSFGLLLWEMVAGALPYEEMKFAEQIAYAVIYKVNHSASPPYFMIVI, encoded by the exons ATGGATGGAGAGGTTACTTCTTGGATTAGGAGAGCAAATTTCTCTCATACTGTTTGTTATCGTATGATTACGCCGAGTTTAGAATCTATGCCTTTTACTGTAAACCAAGAGAAGAGTTCTGGATTGAAAAGAATGACTTTGAGTTCACCATCTGATTTGAAATCACTTGTAGGAATTTGTCAGAGTACGCAGCAGCTGACTGGTTTGAGTTGTGGTAGTGTTGTTGGTACTGAAGTGCAGAGGAATCCAGTTACTAATAAGAAGAGATCTGTTTCTCCGTTGCCTCATATGGCTCTTTCTGATGCTTTTATCGAAGCAAAGTCTGATATTAAGAGGTTTTCTACTCCACATCCTAGAAGAGTGGAACCAGAGAAGGGAATGAAGGCCAAGTCGTCGTCCCGCAAAGATTCTTCTGAGAAAAAATCAGTTAATCTACGGTCCCTGTCTCACTCGGGTCCTATTAGGGATCTTAGTACGCAGAAAGTTAAAGAGAGGGGAAAGAGCAAGATAGATAAGAAGTCTTCAAAGTCTGTTGACTATAGAGGTTCTAAAGTAAGTTCTGCAGGAGTGCTTGAAGAATGCCTCATTGATGTGTCTAAGTTGTCTTATGGGGATAGGTTTGCTCACGGGAAATATAGCCAGATTTATCATGGTGAATATGAAGGCAAAGCTGTTGCTCTGAAGATTATCACAGCGCCTGAGGATAGTGACGACATATTCTTGGGAGCTCGTttagaaaaagagtttatCGTGGAAGCCACTCTTTTATCTCGACTAAGCCATCCAAATGTCGTTAAG TTTGTTGGAGTGAATACTGGAAACTGTATCATCACAGAGTATGTACCTCGAGGGTCTTTAAGATCATATCTGCACAAGCTCGAGCAGAAATCCCTTCCTTTGGAACAGCTAATCGATTTTGGTCTGGATATTGCTAAAGGAATGGAATATATTCACTCAAGAGAGATAGTTCATCAGGATCTGAAGCCAGAAAACGTGTTGATCGACAATGACTTTCACTTGAAGATTGCTGACTTTGGCATAGCGTGCGAGGAGGAGTACTGTGATGTTTTGGGGGATAACATAGGAACTTATAGGTGGATGGCACCTGAAGTTTTAAAACGGATACCACATGGACGGAAGTGCgatgtttatagttttggaCTTCTTTTATGGGAAATGGTAGCTGGAGCACTTCCATATGAGGAGATGAAATTTGCTGAACAAATTGCCTACGCAGTTATATACAAGGTAAATCATTCTGCATCTCCTCCTTATTTCATGATTGTGATCTAG
- a CDS encoding Protein kinase superfamily protein, whose product MCRVGGVIQKTFRRFFGDVLFVGICQSTQQLTGLSCGSVVGTEVQRNPVTNKKRSVSPLPHMALSDAFIEAKSDIKRFSTPHPRRVEPEKGMKAKSSSRKDSSEKKSVNLRSLSHSGPIRDLSTQKVKERGKSKIDKKSSKSVDYRGSKVSSAGVLEECLIDVSKLSYGDRFAHGKYSQIYHGEYEGKAVALKIITAPEDSDDIFLGARLEKEFIVEATLLSRLSHPNVVKFVGVNTGNCIITEYVPRGSLRSYLHKLEQKSLPLEQLIDFGLDIAKGMEYIHSREIVHQDLKPENVLIDNDFHLKIADFGIACEEEYCDVLGDNIGTYRWMAPEVLKRIPHGRKCDVYSFGLLLWEMVAGALPYEEMKFAEQIAYAVIYKVNHSASPPYFMIVILHRSD is encoded by the exons ATGTGTAGAGTTGGTGGTGTAATTCAGAAAACTTTCCGGAGATTTTTTGGTGATGTGTTGTTCGTAg GAATTTGTCAGAGTACGCAGCAGCTGACTGGTTTGAGTTGTGGTAGTGTTGTTGGTACTGAAGTGCAGAGGAATCCAGTTACTAATAAGAAGAGATCTGTTTCTCCGTTGCCTCATATGGCTCTTTCTGATGCTTTTATCGAAGCAAAGTCTGATATTAAGAGGTTTTCTACTCCACATCCTAGAAGAGTGGAACCAGAGAAGGGAATGAAGGCCAAGTCGTCGTCCCGCAAAGATTCTTCTGAGAAAAAATCAGTTAATCTACGGTCCCTGTCTCACTCGGGTCCTATTAGGGATCTTAGTACGCAGAAAGTTAAAGAGAGGGGAAAGAGCAAGATAGATAAGAAGTCTTCAAAGTCTGTTGACTATAGAGGTTCTAAAGTAAGTTCTGCAGGAGTGCTTGAAGAATGCCTCATTGATGTGTCTAAGTTGTCTTATGGGGATAGGTTTGCTCACGGGAAATATAGCCAGATTTATCATGGTGAATATGAAGGCAAAGCTGTTGCTCTGAAGATTATCACAGCGCCTGAGGATAGTGACGACATATTCTTGGGAGCTCGTttagaaaaagagtttatCGTGGAAGCCACTCTTTTATCTCGACTAAGCCATCCAAATGTCGTTAAG TTTGTTGGAGTGAATACTGGAAACTGTATCATCACAGAGTATGTACCTCGAGGGTCTTTAAGATCATATCTGCACAAGCTCGAGCAGAAATCCCTTCCTTTGGAACAGCTAATCGATTTTGGTCTGGATATTGCTAAAGGAATGGAATATATTCACTCAAGAGAGATAGTTCATCAGGATCTGAAGCCAGAAAACGTGTTGATCGACAATGACTTTCACTTGAAGATTGCTGACTTTGGCATAGCGTGCGAGGAGGAGTACTGTGATGTTTTGGGGGATAACATAGGAACTTATAGGTGGATGGCACCTGAAGTTTTAAAACGGATACCACATGGACGGAAGTGCgatgtttatagttttggaCTTCTTTTATGGGAAATGGTAGCTGGAGCACTTCCATATGAGGAGATGAAATTTGCTGAACAAATTGCCTACGCAGTTATATACAAG
- a CDS encoding Protein kinase superfamily protein yields the protein MDGEVTSWIRRANFSHTVCYRMITPSLESMPFTVNQEKSSGLKRMTLSSPSDLKSLVGICQSTQQLTGLSCGSVVGTEVQRNPVTNKKRSVSPLPHMALSDAFIEAKSDIKRFSTPHPRRVEPEKGMKAKSSSRKDSSEKKSVNLRSLSHSGPIRDLSTQKVKERGKSKIDKKSSKSVDYRGSKVSSAGVLEECLIDVSKLSYGDRFAHGKYSQIYHGEYEGKAVALKIITAPEDSDDIFLGARLEKEFIVEATLLSRLSHPNVVKFVGVNTGNCIITEYVPRGSLRSYLHKLEQKSLPLEQLIDFGLDIAKGMEYIHSREIVHQDLKPENVLIDNDFHLKIADFGIACEEEYCDVLGDNIGTYRWMAPEVLKRIPHGRKCDVYSFGLLLWEMVAGALPYEEMKFAEQIAYAVIYKVNHSASPPYFMIVILHRSD from the exons ATGGATGGAGAGGTTACTTCTTGGATTAGGAGAGCAAATTTCTCTCATACTGTTTGTTATCGTATGATTACGCCGAGTTTAGAATCTATGCCTTTTACTGTAAACCAAGAGAAGAGTTCTGGATTGAAAAGAATGACTTTGAGTTCACCATCTGATTTGAAATCACTTGTAGGAATTTGTCAGAGTACGCAGCAGCTGACTGGTTTGAGTTGTGGTAGTGTTGTTGGTACTGAAGTGCAGAGGAATCCAGTTACTAATAAGAAGAGATCTGTTTCTCCGTTGCCTCATATGGCTCTTTCTGATGCTTTTATCGAAGCAAAGTCTGATATTAAGAGGTTTTCTACTCCACATCCTAGAAGAGTGGAACCAGAGAAGGGAATGAAGGCCAAGTCGTCGTCCCGCAAAGATTCTTCTGAGAAAAAATCAGTTAATCTACGGTCCCTGTCTCACTCGGGTCCTATTAGGGATCTTAGTACGCAGAAAGTTAAAGAGAGGGGAAAGAGCAAGATAGATAAGAAGTCTTCAAAGTCTGTTGACTATAGAGGTTCTAAAGTAAGTTCTGCAGGAGTGCTTGAAGAATGCCTCATTGATGTGTCTAAGTTGTCTTATGGGGATAGGTTTGCTCACGGGAAATATAGCCAGATTTATCATGGTGAATATGAAGGCAAAGCTGTTGCTCTGAAGATTATCACAGCGCCTGAGGATAGTGACGACATATTCTTGGGAGCTCGTttagaaaaagagtttatCGTGGAAGCCACTCTTTTATCTCGACTAAGCCATCCAAATGTCGTTAAG TTTGTTGGAGTGAATACTGGAAACTGTATCATCACAGAGTATGTACCTCGAGGGTCTTTAAGATCATATCTGCACAAGCTCGAGCAGAAATCCCTTCCTTTGGAACAGCTAATCGATTTTGGTCTGGATATTGCTAAAGGAATGGAATATATTCACTCAAGAGAGATAGTTCATCAGGATCTGAAGCCAGAAAACGTGTTGATCGACAATGACTTTCACTTGAAGATTGCTGACTTTGGCATAGCGTGCGAGGAGGAGTACTGTGATGTTTTGGGGGATAACATAGGAACTTATAGGTGGATGGCACCTGAAGTTTTAAAACGGATACCACATGGACGGAAGTGCgatgtttatagttttggaCTTCTTTTATGGGAAATGGTAGCTGGAGCACTTCCATATGAGGAGATGAAATTTGCTGAACAAATTGCCTACGCAGTTATATACAAG